From Manihot esculenta cultivar AM560-2 chromosome 18, M.esculenta_v8, whole genome shotgun sequence:
AGGTGCCTCTTTTATTGGACCTTCAGGTACATAAATATCCATTTATTAAATATCGACCTTAATAATTGGCTCTTTGTTAGATTCTTATGACTAATTATGCTCGTCCGATTTGTTCATGAATGTTGGGTTCTTTGATTTGTCTAGGTGGAGGACAGTAGGTATGTGTTTGAGGCCAAAACCATACAGAGAATGGAGATTTTGGTGCTCTCTACTCTTCAATGGAGAATGAATCCTATAACTCCATTATCATTTCTTGATTTCATGACAAGAAGACTTGGATTAAAGGACTATCTTCGTTCTGAATTTGTCCGGAGATGTGAACGCATAGTTCTGTCTATCATCACAGGCAAGAAGATAATCAGCACCTTTTACATCCCTGGTTGACAAATTAggcatttttttttccattccAAATGATAAAATTAGAATTCTTACTATTTTGTTTTGGTGTTTGaccattatgtttctttaatgcATGCAGATTCTAGTTGTATGCCTTATCTCCCTTCTGTAATTGCTACTGCTACAATGCTGCACGTAATTAATGGTGTAGAGCCCTGTCTTGGAGCTGAATACGAAAGCCAGTTACTGGGTATTCTTGGAATAGACAAGGTGAGTTCCCCTTCCCattcattgaattgaattgcaCTTTATCTGTGCATTTTGAACAAGAAAACCTCATTATATACTGGATCTTGAATTCGGACAACGTCCAAACAGGACAAGGTGGATGATTGCAGTCAGCTCATAATGGAAATTGCATCAAGAGACCCTGGCAGCCAATCAAACAAACGCAAGTTTAGTTCCATTCCAGGCAGCCCAAACGGCGTAATGGATGTGTCGTTTAGCTCAGATAGTTCAAACGATTCATGGGCAGTGGCACCATCAGTGTCTTCTTCACCAGAGCCTCTGTCCAAGAAGAGCAGGGCACTGCAGAGTTTAAACCATGCAACTGCAGATTCGCTGAGCATTCCTCGCTAATTCTAATCataatttctctctttttcctCCCTTTTATGGACTAGCTTTGTACGGTTAATAATTTTATGTTCCTTCTCATCATGTGGCAAGTTAAATTGCCTTCCATCTCTGCTTCACTCCACTCCCATATTCAAATTCGCAGAACCTGAACCACTCTTTTGAGTAATGGGAACTGGACGCAGAGATAGTTGGCAGTTTATCCGGAAGTAAAGaccataaaaatttcaaaaaaaacaaAGCGAAGGAGAGTCCTCTTGCAGTTATATTAGCTCTCATCCTCCTCCCCCACTCACTCCTCTAGGCCCCTCTTCTCTCGTatgcagaaaaaagaaaatattttgtatGATATTATATATTCTATGCTATACATAAAAGATCATATATGACcttattctttaaaataattcacATAGACCTACGGGGGTATGCATCTATAGAAGTGTTTGTCTGGTGTTTGGTTGCAAGAGTCCGATTCAtgagaaaaaagagaagaaaattaaTGGGGTTATGGAAGGACAGATCCATCAGCAAGAACAAGACCATAGAAGAGGGAAAACGAAAATGAAAACACGAGCATATTTTTTGTTTGCATGTGAAGCGAGGAATGAGTTGTCGGCCACTGAAAAATATcgggtcttttctttttaattttttggggACGAGAGATTTATTATTTTGGCGACATGGTTGGGAGAGGAAAAGACCATAGTAGTAAGTAGAAA
This genomic window contains:
- the LOC110606035 gene encoding cyclin-D3-1 produces the protein MAKHYLHSNALQDPQYQPTSTFLNDVLYCSEENWEEEISEDYFQEEENDRDSYCCSNNKKQDCSVVLLEQDLYWEDEELSSLFSKQEQNQLYSKLENNPSLAETRREAVNWMLNVNAQYSFTALTAVLAVNYLDRFLCSFHFQSEKPWMTQLAAVACLSLAAKVEETKVPLLLDLQVEDSRYVFEAKTIQRMEILVLSTLQWRMNPITPLSFLDFMTRRLGLKDYLRSEFVRRCERIVLSIITDSSCMPYLPSVIATATMLHVINGVEPCLGAEYESQLLGILGIDKDKVDDCSQLIMEIASRDPGSQSNKRKFSSIPGSPNGVMDVSFSSDSSNDSWAVAPSVSSSPEPLSKKSRALQSLNHATADSLSIPR